In the genome of Natrinema sp. CBA1119, the window TCTGCTTGCGGTTCACTAAAAAATACCGCGAGGTACGGGGCTGCGAGAAACGCTACGACCGCGATTCCGAACCCACGGACGATCTTCATTACCCAAGCAGTGTTGAGGTAGGCGTCTACATCGTCGTCTTGGTGCTGTATTAATGCCTCGTCAAAACCGAGTTTTGAGAACTGCCGGAGTGCCGCAATTACAAGCAGCGCGATTCCGAGGAGACCGAATGCCGCCGGTGAAAGCAATCGAGCGAGAATAATGACCTTCAGGAGTTGCAAGATACGGTCAGTAACATTGATTCCAGCCACCCAGATACCACTCTGTAGGGCTTTTTCCGCTGTTGACCCGCCCGCAGTAAGACGCTCATAAACAATCCGAAGGCGTTCAATCACTGATCTCAGCGTTATTCACTCACCATCAAATAATCCTCGTTTGCCTTTTCGTAAGCGGTCTCACTAAAAGAATCATCGCAGGCGAAAACAGAGTTACTGATCATCAGTTCGGGATGAATGGCAAACCTGTACGAGGGGTCTCAGAGTTTCAACTAGAAATCACCCCAACTTGGTGATATATGGAGAAGCCAGTCTTGCCAGATCCGCCATCTATATTTGACTTAATCTTAAGGTTAGGGATAACGTCAACCCGCGTGTGTTATGTCGGATCAGTTCACCGCGGCGCTCGACGATGCCGAGGCTGCTCATGCTCGGTACGGTGAGCAGTTGGGCCTCGTTGAGGGTCGAACACCGTTCGCTGCGGAATCGCTTCCCGACGCGCGCGTTGCCGTCCGGGTCAACGAAGATCTTCTCCAAGAGGTTGCCTCGCACATACTGACGCGTGCTGGGCACATTTCGGTGATCGACAAACGAGGGGCGGGGAAGACGCACTTCCGAGAGCTCGTGTACGACGCTCTGAGTGATGGGCCCCGCAGCGACGAGTTCGCTATCGCTCGAATCCGCGAGGTCGAAAGCATCACGACGCGACGGTTGTACACCCGGCTCTTGGATGAACTGTCGAAGTACGAGGCGCTCGATGTGCCGGAGACGTATCCGCATCCAACGGATGAGGTTCGGCAAGTCGTTGAAGACGTTGCTGATCAGTTAGAGGAGACTGGGCTGACGTGTATCGT includes:
- a CDS encoding oligosaccharide flippase family protein gives rise to the protein MIERLRIVYERLTAGGSTAEKALQSGIWVAGINVTDRILQLLKVIILARLLSPAAFGLLGIALLVIAALRQFSKLGFDEALIQHQDDDVDAYLNTAWVMKIVRGFGIAVVAFLAAPYLAVFFSEPQA